The genomic region AGCACATTTAAACTTGTGCAAATGAAAGCAACGTTTGGGGATTTGCATTCATTTGCCTATCAGACATGACGTGGTTGTTTCCTTGCGACAACTGTCCAAACTTTTCCAAGCTTTTTACTTCCGAGAGCTCCTTTCATAACGCCAGGTGATACACGCGAAATCCCAGGAGCTTGGATAGAATAACGCCACttgcagcatttaaaaaaaaacgacctTTGATCAAGGAAGTAGTACTATGCATTAAAGAATAAGTAGTTTAAGGAGGCACAGAAACTGACTTTGGCGTTTATTGCAGCGTGGCACCATTTACTGCCAGCAGGTGcatggatacaaaaaaaaaaaaaaaacctcggATACTCACCATTTTGTCTCAGCGGTTCCGGAAGAGGTCACCTAAGTTCAGATGCTCCAGGCTCACACCAGGAATCGCAGTGCTACAGTTACTGCATCTCGCGGGTTCTTCGATGCGGCGACATTGGTGGGTCTTCCCAGAAATCAGCGCGCTCACACCTTCTCCAGTCAGAGCCGCGCCCCGCCGCGCTCTGGGGATGCGCGGATTGGCTGTCCGGTGGCCGCCGGGCAGAGCAGCGCACAGCACGGACAGGTGAGACGGTGCAGTGCGGTGCTGtgcggggaggaggaggaggaggacacatGTTTATGAGCCATTAAGTTAATTCTGGtgttataaaacaaacacaaagaaatagaAAGAGTTAGTTGTGTCATAATTTTGAaatgatgattatgattatagaaattattatattaaaatgaTGGGATAATAATACATGCCATTGATAATATATATGCAATATGGCGGACATTTCTACCAGTCTCCtaagggagttttttttttgtattattatttctttcCCATCCTTCAAATGTGTCCCTGTTCTTGTACATATTTTCGTTCTATTCTGTCTTGATAAATAGTTCCACTTGTGGAGTTATTTCAAACTAAACACAGCCAGCTGAGTTCCTTCTTCACAAAGCTACCCAGATTAGACGAGTGTAGGAGCTTGAGCTAACTGTCAGATGCAGATTTTCCGTGTTGTCATCTGTATCTGTACCCCTTTTGTATTATTGACTAGCGGAAGAGGAGCCATGCAATTTCCACAGGAGATGTCCCCttaaacgccagaatgaactcCTGTGAAAGTGCGCGCAGTGGGAATGGCGCATCCATCCTCGCCCCCGGTGCCGCTGGGTGGCCGCTGGAGCCGTCGCCCCACTGATGTTAATTCGGTGGAGCCACACGTGGTTTGGGTCCAGGgtaaaagaggaggagagagctgagagcagcGAGAGGCTTCCAGAGCACCGCCATGTCTCTGTACCGCAACTCCGCCTGGTTCCTGAAGGGAGTGACAGAGTTCACCAGGTAAGATGACTTTCTCTCCATATACAGCTGATGAGATGATGACTGAGGAGCTGGAGTCGGTCTGTGACCTCCTGCTGCGTTCGGGGCGCACCCCAATAGTGTGCAGTCCACTTCTTCAGATCAGCACACAGTTCCGACTTTGCTCTGAGGGGAAACACTTTATCAAGGTGTTTTTGCTCTCTTTAATCTCGTAACTGCTTACAAAATTGCCTAAACTATTAAACTGAATGTCAAACGtgattttactgtatttgtgaTCGTTAAAACAACACAGGGTGCTTTGACATTAAAACGTCACTAATGGCTTATTCCATGCCAACTCGACCAGAATCCAGAACTTCTCccagttcatgttcatgttaaaGTGTCTATTAAATTAACATGGTCATGCAAAATCATGTAGCTGTACTCCAAATACTGTATAagtaatgattttattttcaagtttGACCCTTGATACTAAATGCCATAATTTTTGTGTATTCTGATCTCTCTGACTgcttatttttcactgtttgGGATTGAGAATTGTCCTAAACGTCCAAAAAACCCTGAGAATACTTGGCAACATCTATTCATTCAAACAGTTGATGCAGAATTGTGACAATAGTTAAATTAATCTCCActagttttcactttcttgtagccttttttttttttgttctgtcacACACAGTTCTTTGCTCCTCATCCTTCAACTACCACAAATCTTGCTAAAGATAGTTTTGGAGCTATTTTGACTTTTCCCAAGAgggattgttttattttccttaaaACTTTTGTATGTGAAGGTGTTCATATTTATTACACGCTCATCTATGAAAAAGTCCAGATGTTCTATTAATCCTTCATCATTTATGATtttttgaaaataacaaattcttccttctttctttcctctggcTGTGATATTACATAGTTTCGGTATCACACAGATAGAAAAGGCTTGAATTCAACGCAGCACAAATATGCACCTATGAAATAAAACCCCTGAGACGGTTTTTCATTGGATTCTGGAAATGTGTGAGTTAAAGCTTGTAAAGGTTTAGTTTGCGGCATACTAAATGTCATCTTATTCTCAGTGGAGAAAATAATAATCTTATTATATTGATATCTTATTAATTTAATCTCACTCCATGAGcctttaaataatatttttgaatTATGATTTTACATGGAAAAACTATGATTAAGTATGATACACAGTAATAAATGTGTCTAccaaaatgtaagaaaacagtAGTTAAAATTGTCTCTATAAAAGACTCCATTAGAGTGGGAtagaatgaataaaacaagaaaaccaGAGCTCTCAGGCCTCGTCATTGAGATTGTGCTGGGAAATTGTTACTGGCATTATTTTCTATTAACTGATATTTAACAGACCAAATGATCAATGCATTCATCACTAAATGAATCACCATATCGATGTATAACGAAAATAACTGTTACTTGCAAATGTATAGTGTTCATAGGGCTGGTTTAGGTCACAGGTTATTCGAGGACTTGTAACGTCATTCAGCTGGTGTCTGCTTCTGCTGGTGGTCGATGATCACTGACTTGAGGTTTTAGTTAACAGAACCTTTGATTACCACTGCATCGTTGAACAGAATGGAGCTGTGGCACATCTGTGAAAATCACTGATTTATGAATTGATCAAAGttcacagtgactcagcaggAGCCATGTGAGACCATAAATCAGTTGTTCAACCGCAACGAGGCTCTACATGCGTTATCGGTCCTATCTGATCTCCTGCAGCCCGAAGTTGCCTTTCCTCATCAGCATACAGCCCGCCGAGCTGTCTGAAGAGGTGTTTTGTGATTGTTTCCCTTCTCCCCTTTGTTCTGTGTTATCTTTTCTCCCAGAGAGCTGCCGGGCAACCCGCTCTGACCCTGCACTAATAGCTCTCTGCATGACACCATCGAACAGAGCAGGCATTTAGCCTCAGTATTACCCCCTCCTTGTCCTCTTTATCCCCCCCCCTTCAGCCGCCCTCAACAGTGGCCTCCAGGACAATGGGGGGAATTGAAGGCCTTGGTGCCGCACAagctctaacacacacacacgcacacacaccgatCCTGTTGTCATCGCCGGTAGTCTGACCCTAAACCCCTTCTCATCAGAGATGATGCCAGGCACACTCTCGTCTTCATTGTATCTGTACAGTAAAGCTGTGAAGAGATAAGCTGCGAGGTCAGCCTGGTACAGTAACCAGGCTGACCTCGAACACTGACCTTCTCTGAcctgaacgcacacacacacacacgcacacacacacacacacacacacacacacacacacacactgtagacaTCAACAGACATTCACACAATCTGATCTCTGAAGgatctgtatttatttcttcacTTTTAATCTTCACTGATTCTAATGTTGACCCCTTTAGTCTCATGATATAAAGTCTTATCCTAAATATAAACAGGTTGCCAACATGAGTATAATGCAGTAAATGTTGATGTCCTGCAGGAATGCTTACCTGTCAGCCTCCAAGAGGTTTGTGGAGAAGGACCTGGAGGTGTCCATGGCTGGACGTGCCTTCATGATAACAGGAGCCAACAGTGGCATTGGGAAAGCCACCGCCATGGCCATCGCCAAGAGAGGTACCAGTCCCACTGCCTGTTTTTCAGCTCATACATGGGGACGTGTTATTGCAGCACTTGCCTATTTTGGATCATACAAACCATCAGCTAGGACTGGGaaatatggccttaaaataatgtGCCAGTATTTTTAGGTTATATCATGTTATTCATCTCAATACAATCGAGGTATATATACCTCATGACCAAAtacctttgtgtttgtgttgcaatGATATTGTCGGGATGACGATTGGTATTTAAACTAAATATCAtcacacaatgagatttttggTAAATGATTTTCTGCAATATGGATACACTGACTAAGTTGCTAAAGTAAAGTATTAGACAAAGTacaacagtctggtaagttgagaaaattatattattttactgtaatgcagctttaaaaccaggaaaagaaaacacttatGCCACATCATGATATAACAATATCCAGAGTCTCAGATGATATTAAGTCTCATAACACAATGGTAATATCGATACACTGCCAGGCATACAATCAAGTAGAACTACAGTACTTACATTAATCCAAGACCAAAGACCACTTTCACCAATTTTCAAAGAATAATGTAATGTTTAGTTGTCTTTTACCTCgaaatgaaaggaaatgacTGACTTTTAAATTGATGTGTAgcataaatgtaaatgattttTGCTTTCACTGAATtccaggaatgtgtgtgtcctccATTACTGTATCCTCAGCTTCCTTACGAACACTATGACAAAAGATAGAAGGATTTCTAAGTGATGTCCGAAATAAGTCAAATTCAATGTAACAAACATGCCCTGACTACTTTGGATATTCTGTGCACTTTACCACAGACACATTTGAGAAGTCATTACAAAGCACTGCAGCTCATACAAAGTGTATGCACAATAATCCCAAACTCTTCTTTTCATCTTGAGTCTATGTGTATTCATCGGCTGCTAAAGACTGATGTTTATACCACGCCATGTTTGTCACAGGTGGAACGGTCCACATGGTGTGCAGGAACAAAGACAAGGCCGAGGAGGCGAGGGCTGATATTGTCAAGGAGACAGGAAATAAAGTACAGTATAACTCACTTCtttcaaaaaaattaaatacgGGACCGACTGATTCCCCAGATGTGAGATCGTTCATTACTCTAAATGTCATCACAGGAGGTCTATGTCCACATCCTGGACCTGTCTGAGACCAAGAAGGTCTGGGAGTTTGCCGAGGCTTTCAAGAGAAAGTACAAGGCTCTCAATGTGCTAGTGAGTTActgattttcatattttgaaaTATATGCCAATATGTCAGTATTGTCTTAAGGTTGTGTACAAAGTCACTTCtcttatatttttaaatatgttttggaTCGATATAAGTCAAAAATTGATTGTCTCATGTGTTGTGTAGATCAATAATGCCGGCTCCATAATGAGTCAGAGGGATGTGAATGTGGAGGGGCTTGAGAAAAGCTTTGCTACCAACGTCCTTGGTGAGTCAAATGTCTGGTTGAGGtttgaagaaaacattaaaGGGAAGGAAACATGGGAGTTGGTtatgaaaagtgtttttatcaTCCACTAGGGGTTTACATTCTCACTAAGAGTCTGATTCCCTTGCTGGAGAAGAGTGCAGATCCCAGAGTGGTGAGTCTGAGACACACAAGCTATGTTTATCTCACCCAGTCACGATCTCCTACTATCTGTCTGTCTTATCTCAAGGTAGTTATAGACTCCCGGTGTCTTCAGAACTTTTAGGAACACCTCATAGAGTTTAGATTTTGCTGCACTGGTCGTTGTAATCCATAATTTTAATAGGCATTTAATGGGTTTGGGCTGTGGCTATTTACTGGTTAGTTGCTGGTCACACAGATGAGACATGTCCTCAGAAAGCATCCTGAAAATGAGTTACCAAGAATACCTCAGGTATTTAGGGGATGTTTGGCTAATGACACAGGGCCACAGGATGCAGAACAAACTCAATGCATTAGAAAAGGTGGAAAAAGTTGGTCACACCACAATGCAAAAACACCCCATTACATGTAAAAGTACTGCATTAAAAGATATAGCATTATCTGTAAAATGTTCCTGAAGTCTCAAAAGTATTTACTGACCCCTGACAGCGTTAATTTACCTGATAATGTACCAAAAGAGAGGCATAACACGTCAGCAGCATTTCAGCAACTTATATATGTAATGCATCTTTTTATACAGCCAATTTTACCTATCATATTCTTACACTTTGGTCGATAAAAGTATTGCTGTGTATCATACTTAAtcataattttttaaaatattacttaaaGGTATCTGTGTTTTATCTGCAATCAGGTGTCTTAGTAACGATGATCTAATGGTagggttgctaatgttagcgttAGCAATATTAGGGCAGTACAGTATGCTAGGTGCATActgcaaacatttctttttcctaCAGACTAGCAACTATGAAGACTCTTGATCGCTGATGATACTACACGCATTACACTATTGGCACACAAAACTTGGTAGAAATTGGAACCAACTGTCAGGCTAACCAACCGCTAACATTAGTATCCTTAGTGTTGGTAAGGTGAGCGagtgttagcaacattagcCTCCTTTGCTAGCTAGTTTTAGCAAAGGAACCAACTTGACGGGGCAGATGACTGGAACAACAGTGTTGTGGCATGAATGCAGTGGAAGGAGAGGGGAATGGCACATTTAGGGACTGAATGTTACCAACAACACATTTGAATATAATACTTGTATATATAAGTGTATCATGCCCATATCAAACTTAACCCCCTCTTTTGCCCCTCACCCATGTTTCCATTCGCCCGTGTTCAGATCACAGTGTCATCAGGGGGGATGTTGGTGCAGAAGCTCAGGACAGGAAACCTGCAGTCCGAGAGGGGTCGCTATGACGGCACCATGGTCTACGCCCAGCACAAAGTAAGCTGTCAGCTCGAAAACCTGCTAATGTGATGTACTGTCAGGCTCTTCTGTCCTGAAGTGCGCTGAGTTTGTCAAGGATATATTTTCATGCCAAGTGTATTATTCAAAGAATAACCTAGAATCGTGTGATGAACATATTGCAGTTTGCATATCGCAGCTGATATCGGCCCTTTGTTATTAATCACAtcctgaaatattttgtttacttttgaTATGAATGAGAGAGTGTTTTTGATTATCTGGCGACTGTGGCACTACAATGAACCTCAATAAATGGTGTAATTGATGGTACGAAGACTAATATTGGCAAAGGCACTGTTTTGGTCCGGAAACATCTC from Sparus aurata chromosome 2, fSpaAur1.1, whole genome shotgun sequence harbors:
- the dhrs12la gene encoding DHRS-12_like_SDR_c-like domain-containing protein, which codes for MSLYRNSAWFLKGVTEFTRNAYLSASKRFVEKDLEVSMAGRAFMITGANSGIGKATAMAIAKRGGTVHMVCRNKDKAEEARADIVKETGNKEVYVHILDLSETKKVWEFAEAFKRKYKALNVLINNAGSIMSQRDVNVEGLEKSFATNVLGVYILTKSLIPLLEKSADPRVITVSSGGMLVQKLRTGNLQSERGRYDGTMVYAQHKRQQVVMTEQLAKTHTNIHFSVMHPGWVDTPAVANAMPDFHSSMKESLRTPEQGADTVVWLAVSEAAITNPSGRFYQDRKMVSTHLPLAWTHSSPLEEQKLVSLLEDLAKTFQPH